AGTATACGACGAACTGCAAAAGCTCATTGTGCTCACTAAAACCGATATGCCGGCCGCCCTGGGCGTAACCATCACCTACACCGACAACGACGGCGATTAAACGGATTTGCCGCAGCAAGTATAAAAACGAGTTCACCATGCGCTCAAAGCTGAAGTCCTACCTCACTGCTCCTGTATCTGCCGCGCCGCTGGCGGTATTCCGCGTTATTTTTGGCGGGATGATGCTGGCCAGCGTGCTGCGCTTTATGGCCAAAGGCTGGGTGACAGAGCTGTATGTGCTGCCCAAAGTATACTTCCCCTACTACGGCTTTGAGTGGGTAAAACCCTTGAGCGAGGCGGGCATGTATGCCGTGTTTAGCCTGATGGCGGTGGCGGCGCTGGGCCTGATGTTGGGCGTGTTTTACCGGCTGTCGGCGCTGCTGTTTTTCCTGAGCTTTACGTATGTGGAGCTGCTCGACAAAACCAACTACCTCAACCACTACTACTTTGTGAGCGTGGTGGCTTTCCTGCTGGTGCTGGTGCCGGCTAACCGCCATTTTTCAGTGGATGTGCTGCGCAAGCCGCACCTGTGGGCCAGCCATGTGCCCCGCTGGAGCGTACTTGTTTTTCAGTTTCAGCTGGGGCTGGTGTACTTCTATGCCGGCGTCGCGAAACTGAACCCCGACTGGCTGCTGGAGGCCATGCCGCTGCGCTACTGGCTGCCGGCGCACACGTACCTGCCCCTCATCGGGCCGCTGCTCGACAAAGTATGGGTGGCTTACCTGTTCTGCTGGTTCGGCGCGCTCTACGACCTCACTATTCCGTTTTTCCTGAGCTGGCGCAAGAGCCGGTGGCTGGCTTACCTCACTGTTATTGTGTTTCATGTGCTCACGGCGGTGCTGTTCCCCATCGGCATGTTCCCCTACATCATGATCGTCAGCACGCTGGTGTTCTTCTCTCCAAAGTTTCATGAAACGCTGTTGCGCTGGAGCCGAAACATCGCTCAGGTGCAGCAGCCGGTATTACAAAGGGTGGCAACAGTAGCGGGCCAACCCATGCTGTTATACTTGCTGGCGCTCTACCTGGTAGTGCAGGTGCTGGTGCCCTGGCGCTTTTTGCTCTACCCCGACAAACTTTTCTGGACCGAGCAGGGCTACCGCTTCTCGTGGCGCGTGATGCTGATGGAAAAAACCGGGACCGCTTTCTTTTATGTGCGGGACCCGCGTACCGGCCACGAAATCGAGATCAACAACAAAGAATATTTAACCCTGAACCAGGAAAAGCAGATGGCCACCCAGCCTGACATGCTGCTGCAGTTTGCCCATATGCTGCAGGAGGCCTTTGCCCGCTGCGGCATGCCCGGGGCGCAGGTACGGGCCGAAGTATACGTGAGCATGAACGGCCGGGGCAGCCGGCTGCTGCTTGACCCAACTGTTAACTTAGCCTCCGAGCACGAGAGCTTTCTGCCCAAAACCTGGATACTACCTTTTGATGAAATTACGCCGCCACAGCAGGTGGCCGGCTCTAATTAATACCGAACATGCGTCTAACGCTTACCACCTTCCTTGTGCTTTGCAGCTACCTGACAGCCCTGGCACAGTCTTTTTCGATTTCCGGCAAAGTGACCACCGCTGCCTACGGGCAAGCACTGCCACAGGCCGAGGTACTGCTCACCAACACGGGCACCATCGCTAAACCAAACAGCCAGGGCATTTACCAATTCACCAACCTCGCCGAAGGCATCTATACCCTTACTGCTTACAGCCCCGGCCTGGGCAGCCAGACGCAGCAGGTAGTTATCGGCAACAGCGATGTGGTGCTCGATTTTGCCCTAAAGCCACTGGAAGGCACGCTGCGCGAGGTAAACGTGAAAGGAGAACGGGCAAAAACGCTCGGCATCGGCCACCTGAACGCGGTGGAAGGTACCGCCATTTACGAAGCCAAGAAAAGCGAAGTCGTGGTGCTGAGCGAGATCACGGCCAACAAAGCCACAAACAACAGCCGCCAGGTATTTGCCAAGGTTGCCGGCCTCAACATCTGGGAAAGCGATGGCGCGGGCCTGCAGCTCGGCATCGGTGGCCGCGGCCTCAGCCCCAACCGCACCTCTAACTTTAACACCCGCCAGAACGGCTACGACATCAGCGCCGATGCCCTCGGCTACCCGGAAAGTTACTATACGCCGCCCACGGAAGCCCTCGACCGGATTGAGGTAGTGCGGGGCGCGGCTTCGCTGCAGTACGGCACGCAGTTTGGCGGCATGATCAACTTTGTGATGAAAGAGGGGCCGGAAGACAAGCCGTTCGAGCTCACCACCCGCCAGACAGCCGGTTCCTGGGGACTTCTTAACTCATTTAATAGCATTGGTGGCACAGCCGGTAAACTCAACTACTACGGCTTTTACCAGTACAAGCGCGGCGATGGCTGGCGCGAGAATTCCGGCTTTGATGCGCACACCGCGTTTGGGGCGCTTAAGTACAGCCCTTCTGAAAACCTCAAGATCAGCTTTGATTATACCTTTATGAACTACCAGGCGCAGCAGCCGGGTGGACTGGACCGCAACAGTTTTGAGGCAGATGCCCGGCAGTCGGTGCGCGATCGCAATTGGTTTAACGTGAACTGGAACCTGCTGGCCCTGCAGCTGGACTACCGCCTGAGCGAACGCACCAAACTGAATGTGCGCAACTTTGGCTTGCTGGCCGAGCGCGATGCACTGGGTTACATGGGCAAGATCAACCGGCCTGATGATGTAACTGCCCCGCGCACGCTGCTAAAGGACCAGTTCCATAACTTCGGAAACGAAACGCGCCTCATCTATCGCTACGACTTCCTTAACACCTTCTCTACCCTGCTGGTCGGCGCCCGCTACTATCACGGTTTTACAGATCAGAAGCAGGGCGATGGCTCTATCGCGTCCAATGCAGACTTTAAATTTTACTCCGAATCCGGCGGTCCCAGCACCTCCGACTATGATTACCTGAGCCGCAACGTGGCGCTTTTTGCCGAGAACATCTTTAACCTTACGCCCCAGCTAAGTATAACCCCGGGCCTGCGCTACGAGTGGATCAACACCAATGCAGATGGTAGCTATCAGGACCAGGTAACCGACCAGGCTGGCAACGTAATCCGGGATGAAGCCGTGCCTGAAAACCGCAGCAACTCCCGCAATGTGCTGCTGCTGGGCCTGGGCCTTAGCTACAAACCCAGCGAGCAGATGGAGGTGTACGGCAACTTTTCGCAAAACTACCGCGCCATCAACTTCAACGACATGCGCATCATCAACCCGAACCAGTTTGTGGACCAGAACCTGCAGGATGAAAGCGGCTACAGCGCCGACCTGGGCTTCCGTGGGAATTTCAGCGGCACGGTGACGTATGACGCCAGCCTTTTTTACCTGGCCTACCAGGACCGCATCAACTTTAAAAACATACCGGGCACCACCAACCGGATCCGCACCAACGTAGGCGACTCGCGCAATATTGGGCTGGAAACCTTTGTGGAGGCCGACCTGCTGAAGCTATACTATGGCCAGGAGCACCCGACCAGCCTCTCGGCTTTCTCCAACATCACACTCGTAAATACAAAGTATAGCAGCCCCGACAAAGCCATCGACGGCAACCAGGTAGAGCTGGCACCGCCGGTAATTGCCAAGCTGGGCCTCTCTTTTAAACGCCACAACCTGAAGCTGGCCTACCAGTATTCGTACACGGCCCGGCAGTACACCGATGCCCAGAACAGTGAAGACAATGCCGCCACCTTCGACCCTTCGGCAGTGGTAGGTGAGATACCCGCTTACTGGGTGATGGACCTCTCGGGCAGCTACACCTACAAGCGCTTTACTTTGGAGACAGGTATCAGCAACCTGACTGACAACCGCTACTTCACGCGCCGCGCCACTGGCTACCCTGGCCCCGGCATCATACCCTCGGATGCCCGCAATTACTATGTTACCTTGCAGTTTAAGCTATAAGGCACAGCGCAGCTTTGTAAACAGGA
This window of the Pontibacter liquoris genome carries:
- a CDS encoding HTTM domain-containing protein, with protein sequence MRSKLKSYLTAPVSAAPLAVFRVIFGGMMLASVLRFMAKGWVTELYVLPKVYFPYYGFEWVKPLSEAGMYAVFSLMAVAALGLMLGVFYRLSALLFFLSFTYVELLDKTNYLNHYYFVSVVAFLLVLVPANRHFSVDVLRKPHLWASHVPRWSVLVFQFQLGLVYFYAGVAKLNPDWLLEAMPLRYWLPAHTYLPLIGPLLDKVWVAYLFCWFGALYDLTIPFFLSWRKSRWLAYLTVIVFHVLTAVLFPIGMFPYIMIVSTLVFFSPKFHETLLRWSRNIAQVQQPVLQRVATVAGQPMLLYLLALYLVVQVLVPWRFLLYPDKLFWTEQGYRFSWRVMLMEKTGTAFFYVRDPRTGHEIEINNKEYLTLNQEKQMATQPDMLLQFAHMLQEAFARCGMPGAQVRAEVYVSMNGRGSRLLLDPTVNLASEHESFLPKTWILPFDEITPPQQVAGSN
- a CDS encoding TonB-dependent receptor domain-containing protein, encoding MRLTLTTFLVLCSYLTALAQSFSISGKVTTAAYGQALPQAEVLLTNTGTIAKPNSQGIYQFTNLAEGIYTLTAYSPGLGSQTQQVVIGNSDVVLDFALKPLEGTLREVNVKGERAKTLGIGHLNAVEGTAIYEAKKSEVVVLSEITANKATNNSRQVFAKVAGLNIWESDGAGLQLGIGGRGLSPNRTSNFNTRQNGYDISADALGYPESYYTPPTEALDRIEVVRGAASLQYGTQFGGMINFVMKEGPEDKPFELTTRQTAGSWGLLNSFNSIGGTAGKLNYYGFYQYKRGDGWRENSGFDAHTAFGALKYSPSENLKISFDYTFMNYQAQQPGGLDRNSFEADARQSVRDRNWFNVNWNLLALQLDYRLSERTKLNVRNFGLLAERDALGYMGKINRPDDVTAPRTLLKDQFHNFGNETRLIYRYDFLNTFSTLLVGARYYHGFTDQKQGDGSIASNADFKFYSESGGPSTSDYDYLSRNVALFAENIFNLTPQLSITPGLRYEWINTNADGSYQDQVTDQAGNVIRDEAVPENRSNSRNVLLLGLGLSYKPSEQMEVYGNFSQNYRAINFNDMRIINPNQFVDQNLQDESGYSADLGFRGNFSGTVTYDASLFYLAYQDRINFKNIPGTTNRIRTNVGDSRNIGLETFVEADLLKLYYGQEHPTSLSAFSNITLVNTKYSSPDKAIDGNQVELAPPVIAKLGLSFKRHNLKLAYQYSYTARQYTDAQNSEDNAATFDPSAVVGEIPAYWVMDLSGSYTYKRFTLETGISNLTDNRYFTRRATGYPGPGIIPSDARNYYVTLQFKL